A part of Paenibacillus donghaensis genomic DNA contains:
- a CDS encoding aldo/keto reductase, with the protein MYNADANRYDGGMKYNRTGRSGLLLPAISLGLWHNFGGNDVFENGRAMVQRAFDLGITHFDLANNYGPPAGTAEENFGRMLKQDLAAYRDELIISTKAGYYMWPGPYGEWGSKKNLVASLDQSLKRMGLDYVDIYYHHRPDPNTPLEETMGALDLIVRQGKALYVGISNYKPDEAREAAQILRRLGTPCLIHQPNYSMLSRWIEDGLQDVLAEEGIGTIAFSPLYKGILTDRYLKGIAADSRAAGPSVFLSEKEITEEVLGKVSKLSELAAARGQKMSQLALSWVLRGGRVTSALIGASKVSQIEDAVASLNAPELSAGELEQIEIILRG; encoded by the coding sequence ATGTACAATGCAGATGCGAACCGGTATGACGGCGGCATGAAATATAACCGCACGGGGCGGAGCGGCCTGCTGCTACCTGCGATTTCGCTCGGACTGTGGCATAATTTCGGCGGCAACGATGTGTTTGAGAATGGACGGGCCATGGTTCAGCGGGCTTTTGACCTCGGGATCACCCACTTCGATCTGGCCAACAACTACGGACCTCCGGCAGGTACGGCGGAAGAGAACTTCGGGCGGATGCTGAAGCAGGATCTGGCGGCTTACCGCGATGAATTAATCATCTCCACCAAGGCCGGTTATTATATGTGGCCCGGACCTTACGGTGAATGGGGTTCCAAGAAGAATCTGGTTGCCAGCCTGGATCAGAGTCTGAAACGGATGGGACTGGATTATGTCGATATTTACTATCATCACCGTCCGGACCCGAACACTCCGCTGGAGGAAACCATGGGTGCGCTTGATCTGATCGTGCGTCAAGGCAAAGCGCTGTATGTAGGGATCTCCAACTATAAGCCGGATGAGGCGCGTGAAGCCGCACAAATTCTGCGCCGTCTGGGAACCCCCTGCCTGATCCATCAGCCGAATTACTCCATGCTGTCCCGCTGGATTGAAGACGGGCTGCAGGATGTGCTTGCCGAGGAAGGGATCGGCACTATCGCTTTCTCGCCACTCTACAAAGGGATACTGACTGACCGCTACCTGAAGGGGATTGCGGCCGATTCCCGCGCTGCCGGACCGAGTGTCTTCCTCTCCGAGAAGGAGATCACCGAAGAGGTGCTGGGCAAGGTCAGCAAGCTGAGCGAGCTGGCTGCCGCGCGCGGTCAGAAAATGTCGCAGCTCGCCCTCTCCTGGGTGCTCCGCGGCGGCAGAGTCACCTCTGCACTGATCGGCGCCAGCAAGGTCAGCCAGATCGAAGATGCGGTAGCCTCCTTGAATGCGCCTGAGCTGAGTGCGGGAGA